The genomic stretch TTGTTGACATTCTAATGGTGGTTTCATAGTTCCCTTTCTCTATAATATCATATGAAaactttagacattttttttctttatttcttttttttttcttcagacacGAGGGAGAGATGTACAAAACTCTACTCGATGAATTTGATAACCGTCAGAGGGAGCTAATGGTGGAAAACATAGAGCTAAAGAAGGTGCTTCAACAAATGAAACACGAGATGGTAGGGGTTTTAAATTCAAAGAAGATGTGCCAAAAGGAagagaaacaaagcaaaaacatggATCAGGTTTGACCATGTCCATTTTACCCTAAACATTTTACGATACAGCTCATAATTGCTTGTTTGCGCTAGtggtattttgaaaaataattttttttgtcatatttcagTTGACTCTGCAGACAAATTCAGATGATGATGAACCCTTGAAAGGACCTCCTGAGATGTCATGTGATCATGCTCGGGAGAAACTCACCAACAGCATTCGTCAGCAGTGGAGGAAACTCAAACACCACGTGGAAAGACTGGACAGCCAAGGTAGAGCATTCCGCTCAAAGACTTTTAGTGCAAATCAATGTCTTCTTTATTCTTGAGCAGCCTTATCACCTAATGCACAGAATGGTACACATTAGACTTATACAcaaaacttttataaaataaatataaagaaatatttatttggtgTTGAAGCATCTATGGTGCAAGATGGAGACAGTGAAGAGATGATCTCAAACAACTCCATGAAGATGAGACAGAGAGGCTCATGCAGGAAATCCAGCAGTGCAAAGAGTTTATTCAGACTCAACAACAACTTCTGCAAGTAAGTACAGGTACAATTTCATTCAGTCATtgatgcttaaagggggggtgaaatgctcgttttcaatcaatatcctgttactcttgagtacctatagagtagtactgcattaatcataactccaaaaagtctttatttttattatattcataagagaaagatagtctgtaccgattttttcccggaaaaacacggcctgctggaggcgtgacgtgtgggcggagctaaagaatcacgagcgcaagtaggcttttgcgttgaaagcatttggaagctgtgactttaccgtgaggacaaaaccaaccaaaacaaaccatggctaacagtcagattcagcgtatatttatgatccagaatcaatGATGAtcctgaaactgaacgagagcagcagcagcaacgactcgctccgagcggggctcgaacccgggtcttcgatgggaggggacgcactaacaaggaggcagagatatttgaagcagttttactcaccgcctgcggttccaacacacgatcgtgaccctttttcgttgggattggatcatccttaagaaataaacgatgtgcaaatccggcgtcaaactgggccttgtttgtaaaacaagcatcttcgaaatagagggaacaaacacaaacacttgcacaactccgttgatgctctgtaaaaataaactccattgtTGCggaggcctggtcctctctcgtccttcacggtcgtcactccagttttatatccttccatctcctacgtgggactcaagaccggcggtggggcgcaggtgtagcttatctccaatcactacacctggcctcactcctcgttcccacgcctctcggccccgccccactcgccacatccatccactggtcccttaatgctgttttttctttggtaatctgtgcagggttgtcttgccctgcaaaccaaaaacacactccttttgtgacatttcgcgacgctctcgctctgatcagtgaatgtctgttgtgctcagtgctctgctataagggagcgcgcgctcttccagcagaagtgccctcaggacccatataaggaaattccgctccatctaacgtcacacagagccatactcgaaaaaaaaactttccgaaacttgtgacaaaccggaaggaatatttttggaacagaaatactccttcaaacgtacaacttaatttttgaaactttgtccatgttttgtatgggaatccaactctttaacagtgtaaaaaactcagtatgcatgaaatagcatttcaccccccctttaaaatcacAAGTAGAGCTGCGttcctacactcttaaaaaaaggtTCCAAAATGGAgttttcacagcgatgccataaaGAACAATTTTGAGTTTTCCAAAGAACCCTTCAGATATTTCCAAGAGAATATGAAAGTTGCTTATTTTTACAGCAACAGCTAAACACATCCTGTGATGAGGAGACTGCAGCCGTTCTGAATGATTCCTACATGCTGGAAGAGAAGGAACGCTTGAAAGAAGAGTGGAGAGTGTTTGAAGAACAGAGGAAAAACTTTGAAACCGAAAGGAGAAATTTCACAGAGGCTGCCGTCAGATTGGGCCACGAGGTTCTGGCTTATACTTGGCTTTTACGGATTTCTGAATTCATCTGGAttttaataggattttttttttcttgtttcagaGAAAATGTTTTGAGGATGATCGTGCAATGTGGCTCAAACACCAGTTTCTGAACACAACGTTTGCAGACCAAATGAAACCACAAAGTCGCAGGACTGATGAATTTTCAAAGCGTAAGTTTATTCTTTTTACTAGTTTGAATTTTCTTTCAAATAacttgaaattagtttttttgattTTGCAGACTCTGGTTATGAAGAGAAACTCATTTCAATTTCTGGCAAAGTCAGCAAATCTCATCTTTAGTCCATCCACACCCATGGAACTGCTTGCAGAGGAACCTACATTTTCTTCCAACACCAGAAGTGTGACGGCTGGAACCAATATAAATAAGTCTGCTAGTATCTTAATGAAGAACTTTCAACATATGGACATTAATATCAAACAAAATCATGTGCCAATTGTTGACTAAAGGCTGCTGAATCTTACAAGCCTCtgaatttttcatttagaaattccATTTGGTAATTTATTCATATTGCATTTTGCTAGTAGAAATGAACTAAAGTATTTCTAGTTTTTGcatatgttgttgttgtattaGTTTAAGCTTCTTATAGTTAACTTCTAGGTAGTTAAAATAATAGATGTAAATTTCTTAAACTTTTACAGGTAAGAATGtcaatttgtgtttttaatatatgCAGGTTTTTAATCTAAAGGACATTTTAAATGCCTTGTTAGCTAACACTTTATCTTCTTGTATAAGGTGTTAGTATGGAAAAAATAATCTGCTCAAGTCTTCTGTAGATAAGTTACCCAAGCATAAGTAGCCTGAAACTACAGCTGCAGATAGTGAACTTGCTCTCGAGTATTCACAGACCAGCTTTGACTTTTCCAATATGGCAGACGGCTTACATATATCAGCCCATGCGAACCATTACTAATAAGGAATATACGATACAtatctggtttaaaaaaaaaaaaaaaaacactttcaacaGATTTGTTATACTTCTTGTAACTTATTTCTTGTTGTGGAGCAGTTACTTAGATCGAAGTTGTAAAGAATAGTGCTTTTGACAGATCTAGATCCCATACtttgttcagtttatttattgtgCATTTGCCTTTGAAACTACATTTTacttaatagattttttttaaggtaaCCGGTATACCAACATTGTTTAAATCATCTGCAAAACCACACTGAAGTAATGTATTGTAGCATGTGGATAAAGTGCTATAGTCACTCAACTGGATATAAAACATAAGGAAAAAGCTCTAAATAAAGTGGTATAGACATGGTCTTTCAAAATGCTTTAGCCaatattcaaataaaagaaactcttgtaaaaagctttaaataatgacaaaatctaATTCTTTGAAAATAAAAGGTTATACCAACTACTACTGGATTCCAAATGGGGCGGGggttcatgaagaaaaaaaaattccattgatCTTCTTTCGACATGCAAGGTCATTgtaccactaaaaaaaaaaaaaaaaaaaaaaaaaaccaccccCTCTTGTCTTGTTAGTCAAAAACCAGCATATTTAAGCCAGTCTGCCAAGACCACTGTGGAATGTGTtactttatgatgtaatagtgtggctaaattCCACCTCAGAAGATAGATGCCCGTTAAGCCCTGCCCACCGATTAAAGCATGTAGTGttaaaagccccccccccccccccccccccgacacacacacacacaaaacaaaggtCAATGCAGAAAGCAAACGATTAGATGGATGAAATGAGCTGTACTCTTCAAGTTGGCTTGTCAAAGTAAGCAGCAAGCTGGTAACCCAACAGCTTTTGGTCAACTCACAACATGGGCAATGACAGGATATTACCCTTGGTAGTTATGAAGAAACGAGATTGAGAAGACCCAGAAATGAATCAAAGCTAGATGCAGCACTTTCACTGCCAACTTCCTAAGAGGCGCCATGTACTGCAAGCAAGAAGGGGTTCAGTAATAAGCGATAGGCATTAATTTTAAGGTATTATTAACAATCGTATTTTTCGGTAGTTACTTGATCTTTGTGGATTTTCCTGAAagtctccatgatggtggcagtTTGAAAATTCTCttcaattaaacatttaaggAGCCTGTCAGCAGCTCTAGGACCAACTTGGACTTCAAGCTCCAGTCTTTCAACTGCAGGACCTTCAGCTACAGCCAAAATGACGAAACCGTTAATCATTTTGCCGATAATCCTTCCATGAATCTATTCATATTCTATTCAATCTTCATAGCTATACCTCTTGCTAGAGAGGGACCAGCTGAGTGCAGTTCAATTATGTAGAACAGAGGATAACTTCTGATAAAAGCAGCATTGTAAGAGTGCACATGAATGCATCCCTTGATTTCAACGTACGGGACAGCAGGACTCTTACAGAATGGAGTAGCAGTTCTCACAGGAGCCTCAGGTGCCATCTCAGAGGACtggatagaaaaataaaattttccacTATGGAGCTTGAAGCAAACATTTTTTCATGTGCATTTATAGCTTACCATAAATCACCAGCATTGAGTTTTGCAGGAACAATTTCGTTACCAAGGGAACAATCCTTTCAGCAGTGGGATCTTCAATGTTTCTAACCACAGCAAGAGTCTCAAAGCTGTTGGAATTAGAAGTAAAAGGATCTTTCACAAAAAAGCAGTTACAACAAATAACTTTAATACACTGACATCACTAAGACTTAATTATCTCACAGCAGCAGTGCATTCAGGAACAAATACATGCAGTGCATTCCCGGTCTCAGAGACCAAGGCAGGAAACACAGAAGAGAGTTCAAAAACGGCCTCCATAGCCATGACTGACAGCAGCGGTGGATCCTCCAGGCTGGATGCCAGTTTGGGACTCTGAAAAGCTGACATCCAGGCTCTGGGTCCAACAGACAAGACTTGAcaaacactggcaaacaggtatatagagAGCAAGACAAAGAATATTCCTAGGGCAAGCGTGGGTCTTCGATGAGCaaacaatatccagagggctaagTAAGAGGGGTAATCCAGTATCCAGAGCAAAAGGGTCAAAACACGGCAAGGCAAGAAAAAAACTATACTAAGAAAACTAGCAACAGAGACAAGAATATGAAAACAAGgaactgaaacaagactatgaaaactagaaactaaCACAGAACAGCTTATGTATTACTAAGAGAGAAATTAATGCAGAACATAACTCAGCAGTGTGTGAAAGGAAGTCAAATGCTCATAAAGCGAGTCTGATTGTGCTGTGCTGTGTGTAATTGGTCTCAGGTGCATGTGTTATTGTTGACTGGTGATTGGTGCAAGGGAGCATGGGAAATGCAGTCCAGGTGTGTAGCGTGAGAGTCTGTGTTGTGGatgatgacctctggtggtgaattAACAGAAGACAAATAACCGGATCATGACAGTGCTCATATGATGTGGTAaagtaaatatatgaaaaatgaatTGTTGTTCTTACACGGCTGCCATAACAGGGGCAGTGATTCTGGTCAAGGACTTAATATGAGAATAAGCAAAGCTCACGACATGCATGTTAGTCTCAATCTTCAGAGTACCAGCAAGACTGGAAATGAGAGCCACCGATGGCTTGGTCTCAAACAACACAATACAAGGGCCACTGGCTGAACCTAATTCAGAAAACAAGGTTAGTATATTTTTGGACGAAAATGtgcataataatgttttatttatttattaaatatcggAGTTTGAACCGAGCTCAGATAGCCTCTATGCTTTCTAAGGTGGCAACACACAGAAGCTGGATGAGCTGAATAAACTTAAGGGGAGCATCATCATGGACCATGGCCACATTGTTTTCAACAAAGGGCTTTAAGACTTCAATAATCTAGAGAGAGTGGGAGCAACACTCAGTTGATGTCTTCAACATGGATCAAAGGCTTAAAAGATTTTTAAGATTTCAATTAATTCATTATACCTGGGCTGGTGCATCACTGATCTTCATTAGTTGAATGGGAGTCTAAAGAATCTCAGTTACAAACTCATACTGCAGGGATCCACGGGCCAAGTAATCAGCTTTGATTGGAACAATGGGGGCCATCTCAATCTCAACAAAAGCCAAGGTgtttctaaaacaaacaaaaaaaatgtttctgaatttGCAACTcaattaagtttcagttttaaacGTAAAGTTGATGCAATATGATAGGAATATTGTTAGTTTGAATTCCTTATACAAATCTCAAAGATTGTCTGACATACTTTGCTTCCATCATTGCTGCATCATGGATCTCATGGATGGGTGAAAAATAATGCACTTCTTCAACTGTTTCCTCAGCGATTAGTACTCCGGTGGCTGCTGGTTTCATGATGTAATTGTAACTCGCAGTTTCAATCAGACTCTTGACTCTCTGTTTAAAGAATGGCATGTTACAATTTGATTTCTGgcattttaattgaataaatatttcaataatttcctGTTTTCTCCATTACCTCAGCACATCATTACTCATAAGTACATTCAGCACATCTCTCAGTGTATGCCAAGCCAATGTCCTGTATGATTCTCTCCTGTAGAGCCTCATACTTGTACACATAGGTCTTATAGAGGGGAAAATCAGGAACTGAAAAAGGCAGAGTATTTCAGAGTATTTTCTAAATGCAATTGTTGTGCAttatcagggggaaaaaaatcaagtaATATTGAGCCAAATATTACTTACCAAGGTTGATCTGTTGACttgctgcagaaaaaaaaaaagagagagagagagaagtgctTTGTTCTAATGCACTTCCCTTATAAgggaaatctaaaaaaaaaacaaagagaaagaggaagatCTTCACTTCAAAATTTTACTTACCCACAATGGCTACAGTCAGGGCAAGCACAACAGCTCTCATGGCTGGTGTTTTGTAAAGAACTCATCAGAGCATCAGATCTTTTAtagatgtataatttttttatcattaaatatcAATAGATGTCTTTAGATGTGTCAAAAAGTACATAAGATTAGGCTTTTTGTTGGTCAACTTATCTGAATATCAGTATCAGTTAGGCTAGGTTAGGTTAGCCTGCCCTGTAATGTCATCCTCCAGGCCAATGTTCAATGCCAGTTTTATATGtcttcatatgcaaaaaaaaaaaaaaaaaaaaaaaaaggaaaaagctaACTTTAGTCCATTAACTGAATGCAGTTTTTGCAGGTTTTGCACATATGTATATTACaggatatataatttttacacagGAAGTAACATTTTTGTGGCTGGGTTCACAGGATTATGATGTAAAGAATACATACAATTACTTAAGAAAAGGATGAAAAGTTAtgattttataaatgttacaatTGCTGCTTTTAATTATCAtcgcttttaatatttttgatacattttaataaataattgctAATCCTTGCTGCAACTTTACTCCCTGTGAAAtccactgttttttattttatttttttattttttatgtgttgatacaggtatgtattatttttatacattccATACCCTGGACATACTCAAGCCTTGTCAATCTACAGTGATCACTCAAAACAGGAATCAGGAACTCTGTTTTATGTGTCATCATTTAGAAGGAAACTGTCTTTTATGTTCATTATTTCGTTTATTTTAGAAGTGTTGAAACTTATTCTGCATGAAaaccatttatattaaatattagccACAACTGAGCTAtcaaatttaacataaaaaaaaaaaaaaaaaaattaacattggtTTAATTTATTTGGAGAGATGATTAGAAATTGCTCTGTTATTTGGATGGTGCTCCACTGTCCTGTGGCTGGCACTAAGCGGTTCAGTTCTATTGATTAGCCCAGTATCTTTTACACTGATGGTAATATTGCATTGGGGATAGACTTTGCTCTGCTTTCTTGTAGCTTCAAAGTACTCTCAAACACACAATGTTGACAGATTTTGCATAATATTATCAGTTTTAGGTTAGGTTACCCTGGCTAATCATCAAAACTTGTTAAAGTCAATATTAAAGTAAGGACAATATAgcattcacattttaaaatgtagatgTGATGTGGGACGGGGGCTGAGAGCCGTGAGAGCGGAGCAAGGCTGGTGGAACCGAAGGTTCAGTAGAAGTACATTGAAAAGTAATGTTACTACCTTTCActttgattacttttatttttcttttcttgggGAACCATTTGTGTGAATCCCAATGCAATGGACAATGTACATTTAAGATAGCATTGCATTGGATTTAGGGTATATTGCTATACTGACTAACTGGATTCTCCTGAGATTTAAGCCTTCTATCAAAACTTATTTGACcataaaagtaatattaaattCTTCAGATGCCATTTTTTATGTGCATTGAGATTCAGGATGGTGGCAATATCAAACTTGCTTTTGAATTGAAATATAGAAAGTAGGACCAATAtgtagattaattaattacacggATAAATTATATGGTCAAACAAGAGAAACTGCAGATGATACTAATTCTGAGACTTAGTCGATAATTCTAAAAACCTTTTAGAGTAGTACTTACTTGTTTAGCTTGCTTTAGTTAGAATGTCTTAATATTCAGTTTAGGAGATGAATATCTAGTGTCAGTTAGTATTTCACGTTGTATTCCccatatgttttattttcattacttaACATATAAGAATTTGTCACTGAAAAACCCATTGCTATGTGCGCTTCCCTCAGTATCTATGGCAGAAGTAGACAACAGAAAGAAATCATGCACCAgttgttaaataaaaaagaaaaatagtgaacaaacacatttttaatgcttGTTCAGATTTATTGAAATGAAGGCGTTCATTtacagctgcaaaaaaaaaaagaagtgctaCTGAGACAAGAAGTAGGTTTAAGCACACTGTTCAATGCAGCGACAGGCCACATGAGCATCTGTAGTCTCTCTCAAGTCTACACTCTTCTCATAGATTCCATCAAACATCTTGAGGTTGGAGTCTGcagcacaatataaataaaaatagaagcaACTTTTATAAaccaatattaaatattttcccATTCAGCCTATGTTACTAAGTTTGAATTTTAAGATATAAAACCTGCTTTCTAAAGCAAAACCATTTGAGAATTACTGGACTAGAGTCATAT from Carassius gibelio isolate Cgi1373 ecotype wild population from Czech Republic chromosome A22, carGib1.2-hapl.c, whole genome shotgun sequence encodes the following:
- the LOC127942467 gene encoding vitellogenin-like, producing the protein MRAVVLALTVAIVASQQINLVPDFPLYKTYVYKYEALQERIIQDIGLAYTERCAECTYEVKSLIETASYNYIMKPAATGVLIAEETVEEVHYFSPIHEIHDAAMMEAKNTLAFVEIEMAPIVPIKADYLARGSLQYEFVTEIL